From a region of the Malania oleifera isolate guangnan ecotype guangnan chromosome 12, ASM2987363v1, whole genome shotgun sequence genome:
- the LOC131144315 gene encoding BES1/BZR1 homolog protein 4-like isoform X2, which translates to MTGTRLPTWKERENNKRRERRRRAIAAKIYTGLRMYGNYKLPKHCDNNEVLKALCNEAGWTVEEDGTTYRKGCKPMERMEVIGGSASASPCSSYHPSPCASYNPSPASSPFASPVSSHYTVNANGNADANYLIPWLKNLSSGSSSASSKFPHNLFIRGGSISAPVTPPLSSPTARTPRFKNDWDDPTAGPAWAGPNNAALTSSTPPSPGRQTPPDSGWLSSIQVPQGGPASPTFSLVSANPFGFREEAFTGGGSRMWTPGQSGTCTPSPMLTPGQSGTCSPALAAGSDHTADVPMSDGIAAEFAFGSNTTGLVKPWEGERIHEECVSDDLELTLGISGTR; encoded by the exons ATGACGGGGACGAGGCTTCCGACATGGAAGGAGAGGGAGAACaacaagaggagagagaggaggcgGCGAGCGATCGCTGCAAAGATCTACACAGGTCTGCGGATGTACGGTAACTACAAGCTCCCGAAGCACTGCGACAACAACGAGGTCTTGAAAGCTCTCTGCAATGAAGCTGGTTGGACCGTCGAAGAAGACGGCACCACTTACAGAAAg GGTTGCAAGCCCATGGAGCGTATGGAAGTTATTGGTGGGTCAGCATCAGCTAGTCCCTGCTCATCATACCACCCAAGCCCATGCGCATCCTACAATCCAAGTCCTGCTTCATCACCCTTTGCAAGCCCAGTTTCATCCCATTATACTGTCAATGCCAATGGTAATGCCGATGCCAATTACCTTATCCCATGGCTCAAAAATCTCTCCTCTGGCTCATCATCTGCCTCATCCAAATTCCCTCATAATTTATTCATTCGTGGGGGTTCCATCAGTGCTCCGGTCACCCCTCCATTGAGCTCCCCAACTGCTCGAACTCCAAGATTCAAGAATGACTGGGATGATCCAACTGCTGGTCCAGCCTGGGCAGGGCCGAATAATGCTGCCCTGACCTCTTCAACACCTCCTAGTCCTGGCCGTCAAACCCCACCTGATTCAGGATGGCTTTCCAGTATCCAAGTTCCTCAAGGTGGACCAGCTTCTCCCACCTTCAGCCTTGTCTCAGCAAATCCATTTGGCTTTAGGGAGGAAGCTTTTACAGGTGGAGGGTCTCGGATGTGGACTCCGGGGCAAAGTGGGACGTGCACACCATCTCCAATGTTGACTCCTGGGCAGAGTGGGACATGCTCTCCAGCTCTTGCTGCAGGTTCTGATCACACTGCCGATGTTCCAATGTCTGATGGGATTGCAGCCGAGTTTGCATTTGGCAGTAATACAACAGGGTTGGTGAAGCCTTGGGAGGGGGAGAGGATCCATGAGGAGTGTGTATCTGATGATCTTGAGCTCACGCTTGGGATCTCTGGAACCAGGTAA
- the LOC131144315 gene encoding BES1/BZR1 homolog protein 4-like isoform X1, with product MTGTRLPTWKERENNKRRERRRRAIAAKIYTGLRMYGNYKLPKHCDNNEVLKALCNEAGWTVEEDGTTYRKGCKPMERMEVIGGSASASPCSSYHPSPCASYNPSPASSPFASPVSSHYTVNANGNADANYLIPWLKNLSSGSSSASSKFPHNLFIRGGSISAPVTPPLSSPTARTPRFKNDWDDPTAGPAWAGPNNAALTSSTPPSPGRQTPPDSGWLSSIQVPQGGPASPTFSLVSANPFGFREEAFTGGGSRMWTPGQSGTCTPSPMLTPGQSGTCSPALAAGSDHTADVPMSDGIAAEFAFGSNTTGLVKPWEGERIHEECVSDDLELTLGISGTS from the exons ATGACGGGGACGAGGCTTCCGACATGGAAGGAGAGGGAGAACaacaagaggagagagaggaggcgGCGAGCGATCGCTGCAAAGATCTACACAGGTCTGCGGATGTACGGTAACTACAAGCTCCCGAAGCACTGCGACAACAACGAGGTCTTGAAAGCTCTCTGCAATGAAGCTGGTTGGACCGTCGAAGAAGACGGCACCACTTACAGAAAg GGTTGCAAGCCCATGGAGCGTATGGAAGTTATTGGTGGGTCAGCATCAGCTAGTCCCTGCTCATCATACCACCCAAGCCCATGCGCATCCTACAATCCAAGTCCTGCTTCATCACCCTTTGCAAGCCCAGTTTCATCCCATTATACTGTCAATGCCAATGGTAATGCCGATGCCAATTACCTTATCCCATGGCTCAAAAATCTCTCCTCTGGCTCATCATCTGCCTCATCCAAATTCCCTCATAATTTATTCATTCGTGGGGGTTCCATCAGTGCTCCGGTCACCCCTCCATTGAGCTCCCCAACTGCTCGAACTCCAAGATTCAAGAATGACTGGGATGATCCAACTGCTGGTCCAGCCTGGGCAGGGCCGAATAATGCTGCCCTGACCTCTTCAACACCTCCTAGTCCTGGCCGTCAAACCCCACCTGATTCAGGATGGCTTTCCAGTATCCAAGTTCCTCAAGGTGGACCAGCTTCTCCCACCTTCAGCCTTGTCTCAGCAAATCCATTTGGCTTTAGGGAGGAAGCTTTTACAGGTGGAGGGTCTCGGATGTGGACTCCGGGGCAAAGTGGGACGTGCACACCATCTCCAATGTTGACTCCTGGGCAGAGTGGGACATGCTCTCCAGCTCTTGCTGCAGGTTCTGATCACACTGCCGATGTTCCAATGTCTGATGGGATTGCAGCCGAGTTTGCATTTGGCAGTAATACAACAGGGTTGGTGAAGCCTTGGGAGGGGGAGAGGATCCATGAGGAGTGTGTATCTGATGATCTTGAGCTCACGCTTGGGATCTCTGGAACCAG CTAG